From the bacterium genome, the window TCCCCGGACAGCACGGCCAGGTTGTGGCTCTGCTTCAGGGCGGTAATCGTTTCATCCAGCCCCGCTCGATACCGATTAGCCATGACGAATTGTCCCCGAAGCTGGCCGTCGATTGACAGGAAAGTAACGGTACCCGATTTGTGGCCATGCGGCTTGAGAAGCGTACCGTCCTGATTGAGCCATGCGAAACGACCGACGCGAATACGGTGACCAGCAACCGTTCCGGAGATCCCCTGCCCTGACTCCTCCACAAAATCAGTCACCGACAATGGTTCGACCGGATATTCTGACTCGATCCGGCGGCTGACCGGGTGAGTTGAATGACGGACCAGTGATTTGACCAGTGCCTGTTCGCGGATGGTGAGTTCTGTCGCACCAACAAAAGTCAGCTCTTCCGGCTCATTGGTGGTCAGCGTGCCAGTCTTGTCAAAGACGATCGTGTCAACGGTTGCCATGGTTTCCACCACGGCGGTATTTTTCAGGTAAAACCTGTTTCTTCCCATAATGCGCAATGCTGTCCCCAACACAAATGGGCTGGAGAGTGCCAGCGCGCAGGGACATGCGACGATCAGCACCGCAGTGACGGCATTGATGGCAATATCGGTGTCTCGGCGAAACCAGTACAGTGCGGTCGCAGTCGCAATAAACAGAACGGCGAACGTGAAGTACCTTCCGAAACTGTCCGCGATCGACGTGACCGATCTGGCTGACTCCTTGGCAAACGCCGCATTATTCCAGAGACTGGTCAGATAACTTTGCGATACTTCCTTGACAATTTCAAGTTCCAGCGTGGTTCCGGTCTGACGTCCGCCTGCATACACGCTGTCGCCGCTTGTCAATGCGCGCGGCTGCGATTCACCGGTCACAAAGCTGTAGTCGATCAGTCCATTGCCATTGATGAGGATCGAGTCTGCCGGGATCAACTCCTGATTGCGCACGATGATCCGATCTCCCACCCGAAGGTTAGTGACCGGAACCGAAACTTCACTGTCACCCGCCTTACGGGTGATGGAGGCAGGGAAATATGCCTTGTAGTCGCGCTCGAACGAAAGTTGCTCGTAGGTCCGATGCTGAAACAGTTTGCCAAGAAGGAGGAAAAAGACCAGTCCCGAAAATGAATCGAGAAAGCCCGGTCCGGCATTCAGGACGATGTCGTAAATGCTCCGTCCAAACAGCGCGAACATGCCGATCGCGAGCGGGACATCGATATTCACCATTCGCGAGCGAAGCGCATACCAGGCCGAGGTGAAGTAACCCCAGGCTGAATAGAAAAATACCGGCAATGCGAGCAACACCATGGTTACCCGAAAGACCAGCGGAAAAGCAGTCTGCTCCAGTTCGCGTGAATTGAGATAATCCGGAAAGCTGAGCAGCATGATGTTGGCAAAGCAGAATCCTGCGACACCGATCTTCAGGTGGAGAGATTTGCGCGGGTCATGACGTTCGATCCGTTCGAAATGCTCCAGTCGGATGTGCGGTTCATAACCGATTTTGGCCAGTAGCTCAACTACCTGACGCAATGAGATCACGGTCTGGTCGAACTGAAGGACCACTTCCCGGCGCAGGAAATTTACCTGCGAGCGACTGATCCCCGAATGAAGTCGATAAAGGTTCTCCAGCAACCAGATACAGGAAGCGCAATGGATCTGCGGAATGATCAGGTTAACGCGACTGATCCGCCCATCGCTGAAACTTATCAACTGCTTTTGAACTGTCGGATCATCGAGATACGCGAAGCGAGATGTGTCGATATCGGCGACCGGCTTGATCCCGGGGGGCGTCTGCTGATTGTAATAGGCACTTAGCTCAGTCGAATGGAGTAATTCATACACCGCTCGACAACCGTTGCAGCAGAACGACGCATCACCGGATGGCACGACCTGATCGCGGCAGGGAGCGCCGCAATGCGTGCACAGGATCTCGTCTGTTCCGGTTGTTCGTGACATCTGCTCGACTCTCGTAAGGCGTTGTCAATCCATACCAAGGAGTGATAATTTGCCCTAATTACACCATGTTCTGATCGAATATATCGGCAGGTGGAAACAGAGGCAACAATTTGGAGCGCAAATGGAGACTTTTTTACTTCAAAAGTAGAGCAAACGAGTGCATTTAAATACTGTACAAGTATGTATTTATTGATTGTACCTGCATTACGCCTCTTCGCGCGCTGTCTGGTCGCACGCTCCCAATGAAAAGCGGGTCGGCAAACCCGACCCGCTTCACCAAAACAAGGCGCCTGAAAGAAAACTAGAACGAGAGTCCCAGGACGAGATATGAGACTTCTTGCTGAGGATTAAGTATGAACGCAACCGAAAGCGGCAGTTCATGCCCTTCCGATAGTGCCAGCATGCGAGTCGCCTTGACACCGATATTGATGACCTGCAGATCATCCACGGGCCGTTCGGCGGAACCGTAATAGACAGGATTGTCAGTACTACCGGTGGTGGCGCCTATCGAGAGCCCAAGATCGACATCCTGTACCTTGGTGACGTAGTCGGCCTGGAAGTACGTGCAGTTTCCCGCTTCATTATAGACATTCATATATCCCGACAGCGTGATTGGAAAAGAGGACGGACCGGACCAGGAGAGCCCCAGTTCGATCAAGTGCGCCCCGGCACCATCAGGATCATCGTAGTCGTTGAAGTCAAAATAGCGGATCCCTGCGCTTGGGAAGTAGTAGTCGGTTACCAGGGCGGTAAAGCTCCCCGCATTGGAAGTGCTGACCGTGTAGCTGGTCCAGGTGTCGATCTCATCGAATTCCGACGAGTAAGAACCCCAGAATCCGAGTTTCCATCCGCCAGCCTGGCATTTCAGCGCAGGTTGAACGGAAAACGCATCTCCGAAATCAAGACCGCGCCAGTTGTAGCGGCTCATCAAGTCAGCGGATGCGGTCAGCGCCAGATCTCCAGCCGAAGCACTCTGCGTCAGGCAGATCCCTGCCGGGAGCAGTAGCAGCAAGAGCAAAATCCATCGTGTTCGTTTCATCTTATCCTCGTTACGTGTCCTTTTGTTCAGAATTGACCGGCTGGGGTTTCTTCATATGCCTGCTCACCATGGAGACTGGCATCCAGCCCGATCTCCTCTTCATTGGCCGACGTGCGGACGCGCGTGAACTTGTTGATGATCACCAGCATCACGTAGGTGAAGAGGAACGCGTAGATGGAAGATACGACCACCGTGACAAGCTGCTTCATAAAGAAGGAGCTGTTTCCCATAAAAAGGCCATCAGCGCCAGCGGCATTGACCGCCGTGCTCCCCATAAGTCCGAGCAGGATCACGCCGATCGCGCCTCCAACTCCGTGCACTCCCCAGACATCGAGTGCGTCATCCCATTTCAACTTGTTCTTGAGCGAAACGGCAAAGTAGCAGATGCCACCGGCCAGGATACCGATGATTGCCGCACTCGTGGGGGTTACATATCCGGCACAGGGAGTAATGGTGGCCAACCCAGCGACAGCGCCGGTCAACAGGCCGAGGAATTTCGGCTTTCTCTCGAAAATCCAGGCCAGGAGCATCCAGGTCGGACCGGCAAACGAGGCCGCTATATCCGTATTGAGGAAAGCGATGCCGGTGATACCATCAACCTTGAGCTGACTACCGGCGTTAAAGCCGTACCACCCGAACCAGAGGAGTCCGGTGCCGAGCGCCACCAGCGGAATACTGTGCGGGACTGAGTCGCCGACTTTGCGCCGTCCGACATACAGCACTGATGCCAACGCGGCCATACCGGCAATATTGTGCACGACAATGCCACCGGCAAAATCGAGTACGCCCCAGTGGGCGAGCAAGCCATTCCCCCAGACCATATGCACAAACGGGAAATAAACAAAGGTCAGCCAGAGAACCAGGAACGAGAGATACGCACCAAACCTGACGCGGTTTGAAAACGCTCCGGTGATCAGAGCCGGCGTGATGATCGCAAACATCATCTGATACGCCATAAACACAAACTCCGGGATATTCCCTGACCCAAAGGGAGAGACGGTGTTTAGCGTAACTCCCATCAGGAATGCCTTGTCGAGATTCCCGATGATCCCACCTTCACCGCCGCTAAAGCAGAGCGAATAGCCGTACGCCCACCAGATGATGGTGGTGACGCCCATGGAAACGAAGCTCTGGATCATGATGGTCAGCACATTCCGCCGACCCACCAGACCCCCATAAAAAAACGCCAGCCCTGGGGTCATCAGCATGACCAGGCTGGTCGCGACCAGCATAAAGCCGGTATTGCCAGTATCAAACATATCAATCCTCCAGAAGACCGTAAGCTACGGTTATGTACCTTATCAGTCACAACATAGAGGGAAAAGTCGGTGTTTTACAATGGGGGGATACCTGATTCCCGACTGCGACAATCCTTACCCCGGTCAGGGAAGCGGATAGGTCACTCAGGCTCGATGATCTTCTCGCGGATCGCGTAGCGGGTCAGTTCCGCTACCGAGTGCAAACTCAGCTTATCCATGATCCGTTTGCGGTGAGTCTCGATCGTTTTAACCGATACATGCAATCGCGAGGCGACATCTTTGGTGCTGTTTCCTTCGGCGATCAATTGGAGTACTTCCCGTTCGCGCGAAGTAAGGAGATCGGATGGGCCATTTATGGCCGCCGACAGGGTGACATAGTCGCTCACCAGCACGCCGGCGATCCGGCTGCTGAGATAAACCTCCCCACGCATTACGGTTCTGACGCCGGTAACCAATTCCTCAAGGGTCGAGTCCTTCAGCAGATACCCGCGCGCTCCGGCCTTGATAGCCTCAGTCACATAGTGGCGATCCGAGTGCATGGAGAGAATGATCACCCGGGTCGGTGTCTGGAGTTCCTGGAGTTTGCGAAGTGCCTCAAGACCGTTCAGGCCCGGCATGGAGATATCGAGCAACAAAATATCGGGCGAGAATTCTTCCACCTGCTGGATGGCAGCGTGCCCATCGATCGCTTCACCGATTATCTCGAGTTCCGACTGCTGTTGAAGCATGGAGCGGAGTCCCGCCCGAAAGAGCAGGTGATCGTCGGCCAGGACAAGAGTGATACTGGACATCAGACATTCGCCGCGAGCGGCGCCTCCAGAGTAATTGTGGTTCCTGCATTGGCAGCAGATTGGATCGACATCTCGCCGCCCAACAAACGGATTCGTTCGCGAACGGAAAACAGCCCGTACTTCTTGGAAAAAGCAACCGTCTCCTGCCATTGTTGTGCGTCGAATCCGCATCCATCGTCGGCGATCGTGATCTTGATCCGTTGTTCTGCACCACTGACAGTCACGAGGACAGAACTGGCACCGGAATGCCGGGCGGCATTGGTCAGTAGCTCCTTGACGGATTTGAACAGCACATCCGCATGCTCCCCTTTGGCGATCCCTTTGTATTGAGTCCGGTCGACTGTCACCTTGAGGCGATGTTCCTCGCGGAATTGATCTGCCAGCCATTCGATCGCCGCGGCAAGCCCAAATTCATTCAGCACCGGTGGGCTGATCTGCACGGTCAGATTGCGGGTGTAAGAGATCGTGCCATCGAGCAGCGACATGATCTCGGAGATCGTACCCTCGAACCCGCAGAAGACCGCATTACTCTGGAACTGTGATATCTGCATTTTGATATAAGCGAGCGCCTGGCCGATATGGTCGTGCAGTTCCGAAGCGATCTCCCGCCGCTCGCGTACTTCGGCAAACGAGAGCTCCCGGGTCAGTTGCTGCTGCAGGCGCTGGAAATCTTCGATCCGGCGATTGGCATCCTGCAATTCAATGACCTGTGCACTCAAGACGCGGTTGGCCGCCTCAAGCTGGGCGGTGCGCTCCGCAACCTGTAACGCCAGCGTCTCCCGCGCATGCACCAGCGCTTCATCCGCGAGGCGATGCTGGAAATGTGAACGAAGCATCTCCGCCAGCGAATTT encodes:
- a CDS encoding response regulator transcription factor; its protein translation is MSSITLVLADDHLLFRAGLRSMLQQQSELEIIGEAIDGHAAIQQVEEFSPDILLLDISMPGLNGLEALRKLQELQTPTRVIILSMHSDRHYVTEAIKAGARGYLLKDSTLEELVTGVRTVMRGEVYLSSRIAGVLVSDYVTLSAAINGPSDLLTSREREVLQLIAEGNSTKDVASRLHVSVKTIETHRKRIMDKLSLHSVAELTRYAIREKIIEPE
- a CDS encoding heavy metal translocating P-type ATPase metal-binding domain-containing protein, whose protein sequence is MSRTTGTDEILCTHCGAPCRDQVVPSGDASFCCNGCRAVYELLHSTELSAYYNQQTPPGIKPVADIDTSRFAYLDDPTVQKQLISFSDGRISRVNLIIPQIHCASCIWLLENLYRLHSGISRSQVNFLRREVVLQFDQTVISLRQVVELLAKIGYEPHIRLEHFERIERHDPRKSLHLKIGVAGFCFANIMLLSFPDYLNSRELEQTAFPLVFRVTMVLLALPVFFYSAWGYFTSAWYALRSRMVNIDVPLAIGMFALFGRSIYDIVLNAGPGFLDSFSGLVFFLLLGKLFQHRTYEQLSFERDYKAYFPASITRKAGDSEVSVPVTNLRVGDRIIVRNQELIPADSILINGNGLIDYSFVTGESQPRALTSGDSVYAGGRQTGTTLELEIVKEVSQSYLTSLWNNAAFAKESARSVTSIADSFGRYFTFAVLFIATATALYWFRRDTDIAINAVTAVLIVACPCALALSSPFVLGTALRIMGRNRFYLKNTAVVETMATVDTIVFDKTGTLTTNEPEELTFVGATELTIREQALVKSLVRHSTHPVSRRIESEYPVEPLSVTDFVEESGQGISGTVAGHRIRVGRFAWLNQDGTLLKPHGHKSGTVTFLSIDGQLRGQFVMANRYRAGLDETITALKQSHNLAVLSGDNDKEKERLTSLFGESTSLTFNQSPHDKLASVRTLTDSGKRVLMVGDGLNDAGALKAATIGIAVSDNAINFTPACDGILEASQLSRLDKFIRLAKAGRQLILASIVISIFYNVVGLSFAATGHLSPLISAILMPVSSVSVILFSTIGTQLAAHRLGVR
- a CDS encoding ammonium transporter, which encodes MFDTGNTGFMLVATSLVMLMTPGLAFFYGGLVGRRNVLTIMIQSFVSMGVTTIIWWAYGYSLCFSGGEGGIIGNLDKAFLMGVTLNTVSPFGSGNIPEFVFMAYQMMFAIITPALITGAFSNRVRFGAYLSFLVLWLTFVYFPFVHMVWGNGLLAHWGVLDFAGGIVVHNIAGMAALASVLYVGRRKVGDSVPHSIPLVALGTGLLWFGWYGFNAGSQLKVDGITGIAFLNTDIAASFAGPTWMLLAWIFERKPKFLGLLTGAVAGLATITPCAGYVTPTSAAIIGILAGGICYFAVSLKNKLKWDDALDVWGVHGVGGAIGVILLGLMGSTAVNAAGADGLFMGNSSFFMKQLVTVVVSSIYAFLFTYVMLVIINKFTRVRTSANEEEIGLDASLHGEQAYEETPAGQF
- a CDS encoding sensor histidine kinase produces the protein MTEALDRLLHNLQERIKELTALHGTARLLQHHTKPDSELLAGVLTLLPPAWQYPEITEARIWFGELSVATGGFHPGPWIQRATFAAGTESGGIEVAYLAERPEAAEGPFLAEERDLINSLAEMLRSHFQHRLADEALVHARETLALQVAERTAQLEAANRVLSAQVIELQDANRRIEDFQRLQQQLTRELSFAEVRERREIASELHDHIGQALAYIKMQISQFQSNAVFCGFEGTISEIMSLLDGTISYTRNLTVQISPPVLNEFGLAAAIEWLADQFREEHRLKVTVDRTQYKGIAKGEHADVLFKSVKELLTNAARHSGASSVLVTVSGAEQRIKITIADDGCGFDAQQWQETVAFSKKYGLFSVRERIRLLGGEMSIQSAANAGTTITLEAPLAANV